One segment of Panicum virgatum strain AP13 chromosome 1K, P.virgatum_v5, whole genome shotgun sequence DNA contains the following:
- the LOC120709125 gene encoding probable xyloglucan endotransglucosylase/hydrolase protein 30 — protein sequence MAAGAVAAATAILVLAAAAAAVSGLPAINVTAMVFEEGFAPLFGQDNILRSADGRTVSLLLDRSTGSGFISSSMYQHGFFSASIKLPSDYTAGVVVAFYVSNGDVFEKRHDELDFEFLGNIRGKPWRVQTNVYGNGSVSRGREERYVLPFDPTTEFHRYSILWTAAAVAFYVDDVPVREVRRSPAMGGDFPSKPMSLYATVWDASTWATSGGRYRVNYRYGPFVASFTDLALLGCRADPIRMVPAGGGSCAADEEALRASDVAVMTVEKLQAMRRFREHNMVYSYCYDTRRYPAALPECDVVESERRRFKDSGHLRFALRRRGPRRSGRGAAAARAAASRAAADLAAAKTKQAADM from the exons ATGGCCGCCggagccgtggcggcggcgacggcaattctcgtcctcgcggcggcggccgcggccgtgtCAGGGCTCCCGGCGATCAACGTGACGGCGATGGTGTTCGAGGAGGGGTTCGCGCCGCTGTTCGGCCAGGACAACATCCTCCGCTCGGCCGACGGCCGCACCGTCAGCCTCCTGCTCGACCGCTCCACCG GGTCTGGTTTCATCTCGTCGTCCATGTACCAGCACGGCTTCTTCAGCGCGTCCATCAAGCTCCCCTCCGACTACACCGCCGGCGTCGTGGTCGCCTTCTACGTGTCCAACGGCGACGTGTTCGAGAAGCGGCACGACGAGCTGGACTTCGAGTTCCTGGGCAACATCCGGGGCAAGCCATGGCGCGTCCAGACCAACGTGTACGGCAACGGCAGCGTCAGCCGCGGGCGCGAGGAGCGCTACGTGCTCCCCTTCGACCCCACCACCGAGTTCCACCGCTACTCCATCCtctggaccgccgccgccgtcgccttctACGTCGACGACGTGCCCGTGCGCGAGGTCCGGCGCTCGCCCGCCATGGGCGGCGACTTCCCCTCCAAGCCCATGTCGCTCTACGCCACCGTCTGGGACGCCTCCACCTGGGCCACCTCCGGCGGCCGCTACCGCGTCAACTACCGCTACGGGCCCTTCGTCGCCTCCTTCACCGACCTGGCCCTCCTCGGCTGCCGCGCCGACCCCATCCGGATGgtgcccgccggcggcggctcctgcgccgccgacgaggaggcCCTGCGCGCGTCCGACGTGGCCGTCATGACGGTGGAGAAGCTGCAGGCCATGCGCCGGTTCCGGGAGCACAACATGGTCTACTCCTACTGCTACGACACGCGGCGCTACCCCGCCGCGCTCCCGGAGTGCGACGTCGTCGagtcggagcggcggcggttcaAGGACAGCGGACACCTCCGCTtcgcgctgcgccgccggggCCCGCGCCGCTCCGGcaggggcgccgcggcggccagagCAGCGGCttccagggccgccgccgacctcgcgGCGGCCAAGACGAAGCAAGCGGCGGACATGTAG
- the LOC120709216 gene encoding uncharacterized protein LOC120709216 — MVLWELTAITAYFLGLKRTYRLALRIQRRLIPPNRPRIRNFVYRRTRDVFNVAVSVHKSIQQRDIEVGRNLGNAILRWLDRMKPSAEIRPRLPDPPNGSSEQFKHFSSTSRSAGSQKTASKTSPHDSSGKMLFSRLNIRPKSFPVLPTMTQPNRINASSQCRRISYSPFPSVTAKRKGLMEGVFRKDIAQLMV, encoded by the exons ATGGTGCTGTGGGAGCTCACGGCGATCACCGCCTACTTCCTCGGCCTCAAGCGCACCTACCGCCTCGCGCTCCGCATCCAGCGCCGCCTCATCCCGCCCAACCGCCCCAGGATCAGGAACTTCGTCTACAG GCGTACACGAGATGTGTTCAATGTTGCAGTGTCAGTGCACAAGAGCATTCAGCAGAGGGACATAGAGGTTGGTCGGAACCTTGGAAATGCAATCCTTCGCTGGCTCGATCGCATGAAGCCGTCAGCAGAGATTCGCCCCCGTCTTCCAGACCCACCAAATGGCAGCTCAGAGCAGTTCAAGCATTTTTCAAGCACAAGCAGGAGTGCGGGATCTCAGAAGACTGCATCTAAAACTTCACCCCACGACTCCAGCGGAAAGATGCTGTTCTCGCGCCTTAACATTCGACCCAAATCCTTCCCTGTCCTGCCCACAATGACACAGCCCAACAGAATCAACGCGAGCAGCCAGTGCAGGCGCATCTCCTACTCCCCATTCCCATCAGTCACCGCGAAGAGGAAGGGCCTGATGGAGGGCGTCTTCCGCAAGGACATTGCGCAGTTGATGGTgtaa
- the LOC120709284 gene encoding 18.9 kDa heat shock protein-like gives MSMITSMLTGRKQQQSQKPQGGTRTGGGGAEVVEPVSIDILEPFVDAISLTAFAAPAQGLPTFATASMDWKETPTAHVFMADLPGVRRDEVKVEVEEEKVLKISGQRQRAAEDKGDRWHRVERSSERFVRTVRLPPNANTDTVHATLENGVLTVTVPKDNERKAYGRLIPIAN, from the coding sequence ATGTCGATGATCACCAGCATGCTGACCGGAcgcaagcagcagcagagcCAGAAGCCGCAGGGCGGCacgcgcaccggcggcggcggcgcggaggtcgTTGAGCCGGTGAGCATCGACATCCTGGAGCCGTTCGTGGACGCCATCTCGCTGACGGCGttcgcggcgccggcgcagggGCTGCCGACGTTCGCGACGGCGAGCATGGACTGGAAGGAGACGCCGACGGCGCACGTGTTCATGGCGGACCTCCCCGGGGTGCGCCGCGACGAGGtgaaggtggaggtggaggaggagaaggtgcTCAAGATCAGCGGGCAGCGGCAGCGCGCCGCCGAGGACAAGGGCGACCGGTGGCACCGCGTCGAGCGGAGCTCCGAGCGCTTCGTGCGCACCGTGCGGCTGCCGCCCAACGCCAACACCGACACCGTCCACGCCACGCTCGAGAACGGCGTGCTCACCGTCACCGTGCCCAAGGACAACGAACGCAAGGCCTACGGCCGCCTCATCCCCATCGCCAACTAG
- the LOC120709362 gene encoding uncharacterized protein LOC120709362 isoform X2, which yields MGLLRRISGFFGISRDDADHPDSSSSNAAAAAAEFPHDRAAAAAAAAHGARRGFSVQVPVPVERQGPGPVLVPCPQGDGGVQGFRWYTRKLRIDEDGDVADEFLDEVIPESSINNGTSPVGRFQPKYNTKPASLAMRKQIIAVDGDIRHSLEHQGQLQWV from the exons aTGGGCTTGCTCCGCCGGATCTCCGGCTTCTTCGGCATCTCCCGTGACGATGCCGACCACCCTGACTCCTCATcctccaacgccgccgccgccgccgcggaattcCCGCACGAcagggcggctgcggcggcagcggcggctcacGGCGCGAGGCGGGGGTTCAGCGTCCAGGTTCCCGTCCCCGTCGAGCGGCAGGGCCCCGGGCCCGTGCTGGTGCCCTGCCCCCAGGGGGACGGCGGCGTGCAG GGATTTCGGTGGTATACAAGGAAGCTGAGGATTGATGAAGATGGGGACGTGGCTGATGAGTTCTTGGATGAGGTTATTCCGGAAAGCTCGATCAACAACGGCACTAGCCCAGTTGGAAGGTTCCAACCGAAATACAACACGAAACCAGCCAGTCTAGCGATGAGAAAGCAGATTATCGCCGTTGACGGCGACATCCGCCACAGCTTGGAACACCAAGGGCAACTGCAGTGGGTGTGA
- the LOC120709362 gene encoding uncharacterized protein LOC120709362 isoform X1 — protein MGLLRRISGFFGISRDDADHPDSSSSNAAAAAAEFPHDRAAAAAAAAHGARRGFSVQVPVPVERQGPGPVLVPCPQGDGGVQVCHTCVAINDLSAKGFRWYTRKLRIDEDGDVADEFLDEVIPESSINNGTSPVGRFQPKYNTKPASLAMRKQIIAVDGDIRHSLEHQGQLQWV, from the exons aTGGGCTTGCTCCGCCGGATCTCCGGCTTCTTCGGCATCTCCCGTGACGATGCCGACCACCCTGACTCCTCATcctccaacgccgccgccgccgccgcggaattcCCGCACGAcagggcggctgcggcggcagcggcggctcacGGCGCGAGGCGGGGGTTCAGCGTCCAGGTTCCCGTCCCCGTCGAGCGGCAGGGCCCCGGGCCCGTGCTGGTGCCCTGCCCCCAGGGGGACGGCGGCGTGCAG GTTTGTCATACATGTGTTGCTATCAATGATTTGTCGGCTAAG GGATTTCGGTGGTATACAAGGAAGCTGAGGATTGATGAAGATGGGGACGTGGCTGATGAGTTCTTGGATGAGGTTATTCCGGAAAGCTCGATCAACAACGGCACTAGCCCAGTTGGAAGGTTCCAACCGAAATACAACACGAAACCAGCCAGTCTAGCGATGAGAAAGCAGATTATCGCCGTTGACGGCGACATCCGCCACAGCTTGGAACACCAAGGGCAACTGCAGTGGGTGTGA
- the LOC120709490 gene encoding transcription factor HBP-1a-like isoform X3, which translates to MGSNDPSTPSKAPKASEQDQPSATTSGATASVYPEWPSFQAYSAIPPHGFFPPTVAANPQAHPYMWGAQPMVPPYGTPPSPYVMYPPGTVYAHPSTAPGMHPFSHYPMPTNGHAETPGAAPSAPEMNGKNEPGRMSAPSANGITSHSESGSESESEGSDANSQNDSHSKDNDGKEDGSSQNGISYSASQGMLNQTMPMIPIQPGAMVGVPGSTANLNIGMDYWTAPGSATVPATQGKATSGSARGDQWDERELKKQKRKQSNRESARRSRLRKQAECEELGQRAESLRSENSSLRAELERIRKEYEQLLSQNASLKEKLGATSDSIPDMNEQNDGGGSGYKKQPDSDAQPGNES; encoded by the exons ATGGGAAGCAATGACCCTAGCACACCCTCCAAGGCTCCAAAGGCATCAGAACAA GATCAACCTTCAGCCACTACATCCGGGGCAACAGCTTCAGTTTACCCTGAATGGCCCAGCTTTCAG GCTTACTCAGCAATTCCACCACATGGATTCTTTCCCCCTACTGTCGCTGCAAATCCACAGGCTCATCCATACATGTGGGGAGCTCAG CCCATGGTACCACCGTACGGGACGCCGCCATCACCTTATGTGATGTATCCACCTGGAACAGTATATGCCCATCCCTCTACAGCACCT GGTATGCATCCATTTAGTCATTATCCTATGCCAACAAATGGACATGCTGAAACTCCT GGAGCTGCGCCAAGTGCTCCAGAAATGAACG GAAAAAATGAGCCTGGCAGAATGTCTGCTCCATCTGCCAATGGGATTACCTCCCACAG TGAGAGTGGAAGTGAGAGTGAGAGTGAAGGAAGTGACGCCAATTCCCAAAAT GATTCACACTCAAAGGACAATGATGGAAAGGAAGACG GCAGTTCGCAGAATGGCATATCTTATTCAGCATCACAGGGAATGTTAAATCAAACCATGCCGATGATTCCAATACAACCGGGTGCGATGGTTGGAGTTCCTGGCTCCACAGCTAACTTGAATATTGGAATGGACTACTGGACTGCTCCTGGTTCTGCAACTGTCCCTGCAACACAGGGCAAAGCAACTTCTGGTTCAGCACGAGGAGATCAATGG GATGAAAGGGAACTCAAGAAGCAGAAACGAAAGCAATCTAATCGAGAATCAGCACGCAGGTCCCGGCTGCGCAAGCAG GCTGAGTGCGAGGAGCTTGGGCAACGTGCTGAATCTTTAAGGTCGGAAAACTCCTCTCTTAGAGCTGAGCTTGAACGGATTAGAAAGGAGTACGAACAGTTACTTTCACAGAATGCTTCCCTCAAG GAAAAGCTAGGGGCAACCAGTGATTCTATTCCTGACATGAATGAGCAGAACGACGGAGGTGGCAGCGGCTACAAGAAGCAGCCTGATTCCGATGCCCAGCCTGGGAACGAGTCTTGA
- the LOC120709490 gene encoding transcription factor HBP-1a-like isoform X2 encodes MTLAHPPRLQRHQNKYQNSDITPDQPSATTSGATASVYPEWPSFQAYSAIPPHGFFPPTVAANPQAHPYMWGAQPMVPPYGTPPSPYVMYPPGTVYAHPSTAPGMHPFSHYPMPTNGHAETPGAAPSAPEMNGKNEPGRMSAPSANGITSHSESGSESESEGSDANSQNDSHSKDNDGKEDGSSQNGISYSASQGMLNQTMPMIPIQPGAMVGVPGSTANLNIGMDYWTAPGSATVPATQGKATSGSARGDQWDERELKKQKRKQSNRESARRSRLRKQAECEELGQRAESLRSENSSLRAELERIRKEYEQLLSQNASLKEKLGATSDSIPDMNEQNDGGGSGYKKQPDSDAQPGNES; translated from the exons ATGACCCTAGCACACCCTCCAAGGCTCCAAAGGCATCAGAACAAGTACCAGAACAGTGATATCACACCT GATCAACCTTCAGCCACTACATCCGGGGCAACAGCTTCAGTTTACCCTGAATGGCCCAGCTTTCAG GCTTACTCAGCAATTCCACCACATGGATTCTTTCCCCCTACTGTCGCTGCAAATCCACAGGCTCATCCATACATGTGGGGAGCTCAG CCCATGGTACCACCGTACGGGACGCCGCCATCACCTTATGTGATGTATCCACCTGGAACAGTATATGCCCATCCCTCTACAGCACCT GGTATGCATCCATTTAGTCATTATCCTATGCCAACAAATGGACATGCTGAAACTCCT GGAGCTGCGCCAAGTGCTCCAGAAATGAACG GAAAAAATGAGCCTGGCAGAATGTCTGCTCCATCTGCCAATGGGATTACCTCCCACAG TGAGAGTGGAAGTGAGAGTGAGAGTGAAGGAAGTGACGCCAATTCCCAAAAT GATTCACACTCAAAGGACAATGATGGAAAGGAAGACG GCAGTTCGCAGAATGGCATATCTTATTCAGCATCACAGGGAATGTTAAATCAAACCATGCCGATGATTCCAATACAACCGGGTGCGATGGTTGGAGTTCCTGGCTCCACAGCTAACTTGAATATTGGAATGGACTACTGGACTGCTCCTGGTTCTGCAACTGTCCCTGCAACACAGGGCAAAGCAACTTCTGGTTCAGCACGAGGAGATCAATGG GATGAAAGGGAACTCAAGAAGCAGAAACGAAAGCAATCTAATCGAGAATCAGCACGCAGGTCCCGGCTGCGCAAGCAG GCTGAGTGCGAGGAGCTTGGGCAACGTGCTGAATCTTTAAGGTCGGAAAACTCCTCTCTTAGAGCTGAGCTTGAACGGATTAGAAAGGAGTACGAACAGTTACTTTCACAGAATGCTTCCCTCAAG GAAAAGCTAGGGGCAACCAGTGATTCTATTCCTGACATGAATGAGCAGAACGACGGAGGTGGCAGCGGCTACAAGAAGCAGCCTGATTCCGATGCCCAGCCTGGGAACGAGTCTTGA
- the LOC120709490 gene encoding transcription factor HBP-1a-like isoform X1 → MTLAHPPRLQRHQNKYQNSDITPDQPSATTSGATASVYPEWPSFQAYSAIPPHGFFPPTVAANPQAHPYMWGAQPMVPPYGTPPSPYVMYPPGTVYAHPSTAPGMHPFSHYPMPTNGHAETPGAAPSAPEMNGKNEPGRMSAPSANGITSHSESGSESESEGSDANSQNDSHSKDNDGKEDGVFCRAGSSQNGISYSASQGMLNQTMPMIPIQPGAMVGVPGSTANLNIGMDYWTAPGSATVPATQGKATSGSARGDQWDERELKKQKRKQSNRESARRSRLRKQAECEELGQRAESLRSENSSLRAELERIRKEYEQLLSQNASLKEKLGATSDSIPDMNEQNDGGGSGYKKQPDSDAQPGNES, encoded by the exons ATGACCCTAGCACACCCTCCAAGGCTCCAAAGGCATCAGAACAAGTACCAGAACAGTGATATCACACCT GATCAACCTTCAGCCACTACATCCGGGGCAACAGCTTCAGTTTACCCTGAATGGCCCAGCTTTCAG GCTTACTCAGCAATTCCACCACATGGATTCTTTCCCCCTACTGTCGCTGCAAATCCACAGGCTCATCCATACATGTGGGGAGCTCAG CCCATGGTACCACCGTACGGGACGCCGCCATCACCTTATGTGATGTATCCACCTGGAACAGTATATGCCCATCCCTCTACAGCACCT GGTATGCATCCATTTAGTCATTATCCTATGCCAACAAATGGACATGCTGAAACTCCT GGAGCTGCGCCAAGTGCTCCAGAAATGAACG GAAAAAATGAGCCTGGCAGAATGTCTGCTCCATCTGCCAATGGGATTACCTCCCACAG TGAGAGTGGAAGTGAGAGTGAGAGTGAAGGAAGTGACGCCAATTCCCAAAAT GATTCACACTCAAAGGACAATGATGGAAAGGAAGACG GTGTATTCTGTCGTGCAGGCAGTTCGCAGAATGGCATATCTTATTCAGCATCACAGGGAATGTTAAATCAAACCATGCCGATGATTCCAATACAACCGGGTGCGATGGTTGGAGTTCCTGGCTCCACAGCTAACTTGAATATTGGAATGGACTACTGGACTGCTCCTGGTTCTGCAACTGTCCCTGCAACACAGGGCAAAGCAACTTCTGGTTCAGCACGAGGAGATCAATGG GATGAAAGGGAACTCAAGAAGCAGAAACGAAAGCAATCTAATCGAGAATCAGCACGCAGGTCCCGGCTGCGCAAGCAG GCTGAGTGCGAGGAGCTTGGGCAACGTGCTGAATCTTTAAGGTCGGAAAACTCCTCTCTTAGAGCTGAGCTTGAACGGATTAGAAAGGAGTACGAACAGTTACTTTCACAGAATGCTTCCCTCAAG GAAAAGCTAGGGGCAACCAGTGATTCTATTCCTGACATGAATGAGCAGAACGACGGAGGTGGCAGCGGCTACAAGAAGCAGCCTGATTCCGATGCCCAGCCTGGGAACGAGTCTTGA
- the LOC120709490 gene encoding transcription factor HBP-1a-like isoform X4 gives MAQLSGLLSNSTTWILSPYCRCKSTGSSIHVGSSGGLYICNFVFPPTLNPMVPPYGTPPSPYVMYPPGTVYAHPSTAPGMHPFSHYPMPTNGHAETPGAAPSAPEMNGKNEPGRMSAPSANGITSHSESGSESESEGSDANSQNDSHSKDNDGKEDGVFCRAGSSQNGISYSASQGMLNQTMPMIPIQPGAMVGVPGSTANLNIGMDYWTAPGSATVPATQGKATSGSARGDQWDERELKKQKRKQSNRESARRSRLRKQAECEELGQRAESLRSENSSLRAELERIRKEYEQLLSQNASLKEKLGATSDSIPDMNEQNDGGGSGYKKQPDSDAQPGNES, from the exons ATGGCCCAGCTTTCAG GCTTACTCAGCAATTCCACCACATGGATTCTTTCCCCCTACTGTCGCTGCAAATCCACAGGCTCATCCATACATGTGGGGAGCTCAGGTGGCCTCTACATCTGCAACTTTGTGTTTCCCCCCACACTCAAC CCCATGGTACCACCGTACGGGACGCCGCCATCACCTTATGTGATGTATCCACCTGGAACAGTATATGCCCATCCCTCTACAGCACCT GGTATGCATCCATTTAGTCATTATCCTATGCCAACAAATGGACATGCTGAAACTCCT GGAGCTGCGCCAAGTGCTCCAGAAATGAACG GAAAAAATGAGCCTGGCAGAATGTCTGCTCCATCTGCCAATGGGATTACCTCCCACAG TGAGAGTGGAAGTGAGAGTGAGAGTGAAGGAAGTGACGCCAATTCCCAAAAT GATTCACACTCAAAGGACAATGATGGAAAGGAAGACG GTGTATTCTGTCGTGCAGGCAGTTCGCAGAATGGCATATCTTATTCAGCATCACAGGGAATGTTAAATCAAACCATGCCGATGATTCCAATACAACCGGGTGCGATGGTTGGAGTTCCTGGCTCCACAGCTAACTTGAATATTGGAATGGACTACTGGACTGCTCCTGGTTCTGCAACTGTCCCTGCAACACAGGGCAAAGCAACTTCTGGTTCAGCACGAGGAGATCAATGG GATGAAAGGGAACTCAAGAAGCAGAAACGAAAGCAATCTAATCGAGAATCAGCACGCAGGTCCCGGCTGCGCAAGCAG GCTGAGTGCGAGGAGCTTGGGCAACGTGCTGAATCTTTAAGGTCGGAAAACTCCTCTCTTAGAGCTGAGCTTGAACGGATTAGAAAGGAGTACGAACAGTTACTTTCACAGAATGCTTCCCTCAAG GAAAAGCTAGGGGCAACCAGTGATTCTATTCCTGACATGAATGAGCAGAACGACGGAGGTGGCAGCGGCTACAAGAAGCAGCCTGATTCCGATGCCCAGCCTGGGAACGAGTCTTGA